A genomic region of bacterium contains the following coding sequences:
- a CDS encoding PDZ domain-containing protein, protein MNKFEKIRELFLSSVLATVLAINSVSLFADTIFLIHGDTIKGIVTEQYEDRVIVSVPGGEIGIYRNRILRVEFDEPEQNYLQMGDKYLEKKQFDKALQLYEKALKTNPNFQQAKDALLKLEDRKKAQEMERQKEEELLRKIMEESEITLENMLGIKILNENEMEIYPNSPASKKGIQAGDKLVSIYNQLVKHMSLSNIQKYLIGSGTGEVKLAIERHIKITESGRLGIRIEIKQTGLTITEAVKNSLAERVGLKAGDNITVINEKNTRYMNMKQVIENLKQRSAGQLTLAIRRNIVLNRMPVEETKIPARAKIISEKDISISMLIIPGTDRKGLGIKIEKIPEGIKITDVTKGSAADIAGLKVGDIITAIDKKSLKGMSMSEIIKTLKEKKDVEFTITVIKEMKI, encoded by the coding sequence ATGAATAAGTTTGAAAAAATTAGGGAGTTGTTCTTATCTAGTGTGTTAGCGACAGTGCTTGCGATAAATAGTGTAAGTCTGTTTGCAGACACGATATTTCTAATACACGGAGACACCATTAAAGGCATAGTAACAGAACAATATGAAGATAGAGTAATTGTCAGCGTTCCCGGTGGAGAAATAGGAATATATAGAAACAGAATATTGCGTGTTGAATTTGATGAACCTGAGCAGAATTATTTGCAGATGGGAGATAAATACCTGGAGAAGAAGCAGTTTGATAAAGCATTGCAATTATATGAGAAAGCATTGAAAACAAATCCTAACTTTCAACAGGCAAAGGATGCTTTATTAAAATTAGAAGATAGAAAGAAAGCTCAAGAGATGGAGAGACAAAAGGAAGAAGAATTATTAAGAAAAATAATGGAAGAGTCGGAAATTACATTGGAAAACATGCTGGGAATAAAAATATTGAATGAAAATGAAATGGAAATCTATCCTAACAGTCCAGCATCAAAAAAGGGAATTCAGGCAGGTGATAAATTAGTGTCCATATATAATCAGCTAGTAAAGCATATGTCTCTGTCAAATATACAGAAATATTTAATAGGCTCTGGAACAGGGGAAGTAAAGCTCGCAATCGAAAGACACATAAAGATAACCGAATCTGGTAGATTGGGAATAAGGATAGAAATAAAACAGACAGGATTAACTATAACGGAAGCAGTGAAGAATAGTCTGGCGGAGAGAGTAGGGCTGAAAGCTGGGGATAATATAACAGTGATAAATGAAAAAAACACAAGATATATGAACATGAAGCAAGTGATAGAAAATCTGAAGCAACGATCCGCAGGACAACTAACTCTAGCAATAAGAAGAAATATTGTCTTAAATAGAATGCCTGTTGAAGAAACCAAAATTCCTGCTCGCGCAAAAATTATCTCAGAAAAGGATATATCAATAAGCATGTTGATAATTCCAGGCACGGATAGAAAAGGGCTTGGAATAAAAATAGAGAAAATTCCAGAAGGGATAAAAATAACTGACGTGACAAAAGGCAGCGCAGCGGATATAGCAGGGTTAAAAGTGGGCGATATAATAACAGCAATAGATAAAAAATCTCTGAAAGGCATGAGCATGTCAGAGATAATAAAAACATTGAAAGAAAAAAAGGATGTTGAATTCACTATAACGGTAATAAAAGAAATGAAAATATGA
- a CDS encoding HAD-IIIA family hydrolase, protein MTDGRIIWTSSAEEMKFFNVQDGVGIILAQRVGLKVAIISARESKVTEIRAKELKITDCYQVVENKLITYKELIDKHKLLDEQAAYIGDDLHDVPVLRRVGFAVATANAQEEAKQVSHYVTKKNGGEGAVREVINMILKAKGLWNKAVEKYYI, encoded by the coding sequence ATGACGGATGGGCGGATTATATGGACTAGTTCTGCTGAAGAGATGAAGTTTTTTAATGTACAGGATGGTGTTGGAATAATTTTAGCTCAAAGAGTAGGCTTAAAGGTGGCAATAATATCTGCGCGGGAATCTAAGGTAACTGAGATCCGTGCAAAAGAGCTGAAGATAACAGATTGTTATCAAGTTGTAGAAAATAAGCTTATTACATATAAAGAGCTGATAGATAAACATAAATTACTTGATGAACAGGCTGCCTATATAGGTGATGATCTGCATGATGTCCCTGTTCTCAGAAGAGTGGGCTTTGCAGTGGCTACAGCAAATGCTCAGGAGGAAGCAAAGCAAGTTTCACATTATGTAACTAAAAAAAATGGCGGCGAAGGAGCTGTACGCGAAGTTATCAACATGATCCTTAAAGCAAAGGGATTGTGGAATAAAGCAGTGGAAAAGTATTACATATAA
- a CDS encoding tetratricopeptide repeat protein, with amino-acid sequence MKFCKHFVLSLLILSLISLSGCAILTHNEDISPNNSDAYAHYCMGIIYENKREIDKAICEYESTIQVDRTAIRPRYILAGLYVRRGFIEQAIEQYRILSKLDPKNTRLCTVLGALYLHQGLTYSKIGDYEHAVGSYKKLLKIFRSDLSYYYLGVAYERMGKIYHADRQFNRAIKLNPDYAEAYNYLGYMYIDKGKKLDKSIKLIKKALEIEPENGYFVDSLGWGYYKRGMLDAAMLQLERAVELTKAEEDDPVIRDHLGDVYFQKKMYNKAIKQWEKAVELGAEDRKIIEEKIKNAGEN; translated from the coding sequence ATGAAATTCTGTAAGCATTTCGTTTTAAGTTTACTTATTCTTTCCCTGATATCTTTATCAGGTTGTGCAATACTTACCCACAACGAAGATATATCTCCTAATAATTCTGACGCCTATGCACATTATTGTATGGGAATTATATATGAGAATAAAAGAGAGATTGATAAGGCTATATGTGAGTATGAGAGCACAATACAGGTAGACAGGACAGCAATAAGACCAAGATACATTCTGGCTGGACTCTACGTTAGAAGGGGATTCATTGAACAGGCTATAGAGCAATATAGAATATTATCTAAGCTGGATCCTAAGAATACAAGACTCTGTACAGTTCTTGGCGCTTTGTATTTACATCAAGGACTTACGTACAGTAAAATAGGAGATTATGAACATGCTGTTGGATCCTATAAAAAGTTATTAAAAATATTCAGATCTGATTTAAGCTATTATTATCTTGGGGTTGCCTACGAGCGCATGGGGAAAATATATCATGCAGACAGGCAGTTTAACCGCGCTATAAAATTAAATCCGGATTATGCGGAAGCTTATAATTATTTAGGATATATGTATATAGATAAGGGGAAGAAACTTGATAAATCTATAAAATTAATTAAGAAGGCTCTTGAAATTGAGCCGGAGAACGGCTACTTTGTTGACAGCTTAGGGTGGGGATATTACAAAAGAGGAATGCTTGATGCAGCAATGTTACAGCTTGAAAGAGCTGTGGAGCTTACTAAAGCAGAAGAAGATGATCCTGTAATAAGAGATCATCTTGGAGATGTATATTTCCAAAAAAAAATGTATAATAAAGCTATCAAGCAGTGGGAAAAAGCGGTAGAATTGGGCGCAGAAGATAGGAAGATAATTGAAGAGAAAATAAAAAATGCAGGGGAGAACTAA
- a CDS encoding ATP phosphoribosyltransferase, protein MKLKLGLPKGSLQEATARIFKKAGFNISTSERSYFPIVDDNEIEAILIRAQEMARYVYDGVLDCGLTGKDWIMENGVQVVEVADLIYAKSGMKPVRWVLGVNDNSEIKTVKDLEGKRIATELVNVTKKYLKSQGVQAEVEFSWGATEAKVPDLVDAIVELTETGSSLRANNIRIIDEIMTSTTKLIANKGAWKNTWKKRKIQNLAMLLTGALNAEEKVGLKMNVAQKDLKSIIKILPAVKTPTISQLVGGKWVALEVVIDEDIVRNIIPKLKEAGAQGIVEYPLNKVIY, encoded by the coding sequence GTGAAACTAAAACTTGGATTACCAAAAGGGAGTCTTCAGGAAGCAACTGCCAGAATATTTAAAAAAGCTGGATTTAATATATCAACTTCTGAACGTTCTTACTTTCCAATAGTTGATGATAACGAGATTGAGGCCATTCTTATCAGAGCGCAGGAAATGGCAAGATATGTATATGATGGGGTTCTGGATTGTGGTCTGACAGGAAAGGATTGGATAATGGAAAATGGCGTTCAGGTTGTTGAAGTAGCAGATCTTATATATGCAAAAAGCGGGATGAAACCAGTTAGGTGGGTTTTAGGAGTTAATGATAATTCAGAAATAAAGACAGTTAAGGATCTGGAAGGAAAGAGGATTGCAACAGAACTTGTAAATGTTACAAAGAAATACCTTAAATCACAAGGTGTGCAAGCGGAAGTAGAATTTTCATGGGGCGCAACTGAAGCAAAAGTTCCTGACCTGGTAGATGCAATTGTTGAGCTTACTGAAACAGGCTCATCTTTACGGGCAAATAATATTCGGATAATAGATGAAATTATGACTTCAACAACTAAACTTATTGCAAATAAGGGTGCATGGAAAAACACGTGGAAAAAGAGAAAGATCCAGAATCTTGCAATGCTTCTTACAGGTGCATTAAACGCTGAAGAAAAGGTTGGTCTTAAAATGAATGTTGCTCAGAAAGATCTAAAGAGTATCATAAAAATACTGCCTGCAGTAAAGACTCCTACAATATCACAATTAGTTGGGGGAAAATGGGTGGCGCTGGAAGTAGTAATAGATGAAGATATAGTTAGAAATATTATCCCTAAGTTAAAGGAAGCTGGCGCGCAGGGCATTGTAGAGTATCCACTTAACAAAGTAATCTACTAA
- a CDS encoding methyl-accepting chemotaxis protein, with protein sequence MEKNKKFRWHYLVDKKFQMKYVTVTLIFVFLISAICAYTAYHVVWTQLGEKLAQVYPQSMLVSILNVVKIKLIIHLILLIPVVVFVSIFLSHRVVGPISKIKKHMKKLIEKDFSEEIHLRKTDEFRDIAELINKSTDSIKQSLVRVKEPVDKIKSLSENATLQDNERKDLHQEIESLDNILSEFKIG encoded by the coding sequence ATGGAAAAGAATAAGAAATTTAGATGGCATTATTTAGTAGATAAGAAATTTCAGATGAAGTATGTGACTGTAACATTAATATTTGTGTTCTTAATAAGTGCAATATGTGCATACACAGCATATCATGTAGTCTGGACACAGTTAGGTGAAAAACTGGCGCAGGTGTATCCCCAGTCAATGTTAGTTAGTATATTAAATGTAGTAAAAATAAAATTGATAATACATTTGATATTACTTATTCCTGTAGTGGTTTTTGTCTCGATTTTTCTTTCACATAGAGTAGTAGGACCTATTTCTAAGATAAAAAAACACATGAAGAAATTAATTGAAAAAGATTTCAGCGAAGAAATTCATCTACGAAAAACAGATGAGTTTCGCGACATTGCAGAGTTAATAAATAAATCTACGGATTCAATAAAGCAAAGTTTGGTAAGAGTTAAGGAGCCTGTAGACAAAATAAAATCGTTATCAGAGAATGCAACACTTCAGGATAATGAGAGGAAGGACTTGCATCAGGAAATAGAATCTCTGGATAATATACTGTCAGAGTTTAAGATAGGGTAA
- a CDS encoding adenylosuccinate synthase, whose protein sequence is MSNVAVVGTQWGDEGKGKIIDLLTENADIVARYQGGNNAGHTVIINEKEFTLHLIPSGILHKDKKCIIGNGVVINPKALLAEISELENKGIKVSEDNLYISKSAHVTMPYHIVSEKLKEERDRGRIGTTLRGIGPTYVDKAARMGIRMCDLIDPDSFRRKLEENLDQINVLFEKIYGVKGFQVNEIFDEYSEYVEKLVPFVKDTVFMLNKAIDEGVSVLFEGAQGSLLDVDHGTYPYVTSSNSTAGGICTGLGIGPTKIDSIIGVVKAYTTRVGEGPFPTELKGELGDKLRNAGPIGEYGRSTGRPRRCGWFDGVITRYSAMLNGLSRVAVTRLDILDDLDEINVCVAYEYNNKRLEEFPYRADILQQCKPIYEKLPGWRQSTVNTREYSKLPKNAQKYLNKLSKLMNVPIAIVSVGPQRRQTIFIEKDF, encoded by the coding sequence ATGAGTAATGTAGCTGTTGTTGGTACACAATGGGGAGATGAGGGCAAGGGGAAAATCATTGACCTGCTTACTGAGAATGCTGATATTGTGGCTCGCTATCAGGGCGGAAACAATGCTGGGCACACTGTAATAATCAATGAGAAAGAGTTTACGCTTCACCTTATTCCTTCTGGAATATTGCATAAAGATAAAAAATGCATAATAGGTAATGGTGTTGTTATTAATCCAAAAGCATTACTAGCGGAGATTTCCGAATTAGAGAATAAAGGGATTAAAGTAAGTGAGGATAATCTGTATATAAGCAAGTCGGCTCATGTAACAATGCCTTATCATATAGTGTCAGAAAAGTTAAAGGAGGAGAGGGATAGAGGCAGGATCGGGACAACGCTTAGGGGAATTGGGCCAACATATGTAGACAAAGCAGCAAGAATGGGAATAAGAATGTGCGACCTTATTGACCCTGACAGTTTCAGAAGAAAGTTAGAAGAGAATTTAGATCAGATCAATGTACTGTTCGAGAAAATATACGGAGTAAAAGGGTTTCAAGTAAATGAGATATTTGATGAATATTCCGAGTATGTAGAAAAATTAGTCCCATTTGTTAAAGATACTGTTTTTATGTTAAATAAAGCGATAGATGAAGGTGTTAGCGTATTGTTTGAAGGAGCACAGGGCAGTCTCCTGGATGTTGATCACGGCACGTATCCTTATGTAACATCTTCAAATTCTACTGCTGGAGGAATTTGCACAGGTCTTGGCATTGGACCAACAAAAATAGATAGTATTATAGGAGTAGTGAAAGCTTATACAACAAGAGTTGGAGAAGGGCCGTTTCCAACAGAGCTCAAAGGGGAACTAGGTGACAAGTTGAGAAATGCCGGGCCAATAGGTGAGTATGGTAGAAGCACAGGCAGACCACGCAGATGCGGCTGGTTTGATGGAGTTATTACCAGATATTCAGCAATGTTAAACGGGCTAAGTCGTGTGGCAGTTACACGGCTTGATATACTTGACGATCTTGATGAGATAAATGTTTGTGTTGCGTATGAATACAATAATAAGAGGTTAGAAGAGTTTCCATATCGCGCCGATATACTTCAGCAATGCAAGCCAATTTATGAAAAACTTCCGGGCTGGAGGCAGAGCACAGTTAATACAAGAGAATATAGCAAGCTGCCTAAAAATGCGCAGAAATACTTAAACAAGTTGTCAAAATTAATGAATGTGCCAATAGCTATAGTCTCTGTTGGGCCGCAAAGAAGACAGACGATTTTTATTGAGAAAGATTTCTAA
- a CDS encoding PDZ domain-containing protein produces the protein MNRVRLISLIIAWTTLCNLNVNNLFADEIFLKNGDSLKGIVVEQYDDRIIVSTSGGEIGIYKNRILNTEFNNVEQSYLWLGDTYLKKNELDRAEKAYKDALEINPDFQSAKDALLRLQETKKADVIEAPEIKEQMDFILRNMFGIEIDKISNDNRLQVYLEFILRNMLGIEIDRISNDNRLQVYPNCPAVKDQIQTGNKLVAVHGLLIKYMPIVNVEKYLIGSGKGKVRITIERDVQLYKPGKLGVEIEIKQTGLTVTHVVTNSAAERMKLQKGDRIVKINEKSTRYMNIKQAVKNLKQGCEQQLSLVMRRDIVLDRRPFEGKEIVASLEKKQGDYLGLKLADNNVEIISIVENSPADKAGLKNGDKILEVAGKSTKYTTYKRLIDSCPTEEELELTVEQNVPMAMTKIPGTNRKGLGIKIETVSDGIIITDVTKNSAADLAKLKAGDIITAIDKEGIRNMAMSGIIKKLKERQNVKFSIAVRRKIKVRRKVELTQ, from the coding sequence ATGAATAGAGTACGGCTTATATCTCTAATAATAGCTTGGACAACACTGTGTAATTTGAATGTAAATAATCTCTTTGCTGACGAAATATTTCTTAAAAATGGAGATAGCTTGAAAGGGATAGTTGTAGAACAATATGATGATAGAATTATCGTAAGTACTTCTGGTGGAGAAATAGGAATATATAAGAACCGAATATTAAATACGGAATTTAACAATGTTGAGCAAAGTTATTTGTGGCTGGGAGACACATACTTGAAAAAGAATGAGTTGGATAGAGCTGAAAAAGCTTACAAAGATGCATTGGAAATAAATCCTGATTTTCAATCAGCAAAAGATGCATTGTTAAGATTACAAGAGACAAAAAAAGCGGACGTTATAGAAGCCCCGGAAATAAAAGAACAAATGGACTTTATATTAAGAAACATGTTTGGGATAGAAATAGACAAAATTAGTAATGACAACAGGCTGCAAGTTTATCTGGAATTTATATTAAGAAACATGCTGGGAATAGAAATAGATAGAATTAGTAATGACAATAGGCTACAAGTTTATCCTAATTGTCCAGCAGTAAAAGATCAAATTCAAACAGGAAATAAATTAGTCGCTGTGCACGGTCTACTGATAAAATATATGCCTATTGTCAATGTCGAAAAGTATTTGATAGGTTCTGGAAAAGGGAAAGTAAGAATAACCATAGAGAGGGATGTTCAACTATATAAACCTGGTAAACTTGGAGTAGAAATAGAAATAAAACAAACAGGATTGACTGTAACACATGTAGTAACAAATAGTGCGGCAGAGAGAATGAAGTTACAAAAAGGAGATAGAATAGTAAAAATAAATGAAAAAAGCACAAGATATATGAATATAAAGCAGGCAGTAAAAAATCTGAAGCAAGGATGTGAGCAACAACTGAGTCTGGTAATGAGAAGAGATATTGTTCTAGACAGAAGACCTTTTGAAGGGAAAGAGATTGTTGCTTCTCTAGAAAAGAAACAGGGAGACTATTTAGGATTAAAGTTGGCAGATAATAATGTGGAAATCATCTCGATAGTAGAGAATTCACCAGCAGACAAAGCAGGGTTGAAAAATGGAGATAAAATATTAGAGGTAGCTGGTAAAAGCACCAAGTATACAACTTACAAAAGATTGATAGATAGCTGTCCAACAGAAGAGGAATTGGAATTAACGGTAGAACAAAATGTTCCAATGGCTATGACTAAAATTCCAGGAACGAATAGAAAAGGTTTAGGAATAAAAATAGAAACAGTTTCTGATGGAATAATAATAACGGATGTAACAAAAAATAGTGCAGCAGACTTGGCAAAATTAAAAGCAGGCGATATAATAACAGCGATAGATAAAGAAGGCATAAGAAATATGGCAATGTCAGGTATAATAAAAAAACTGAAAGAAAGACAGAACGTTAAATTTAGTATAGCAGTAAGAAGAAAAATTAAAGTCAGAAGAAAAGTTGAACTAACGCAGTAA
- a CDS encoding homocitrate synthase: MEQKKKNKIYIIDVTNRDGVQTAKLGLAKLEKTMINIMLNDMGIYQSEFGFPLTKHETNYINANLELAEMGLISPMILEGWSRAMAKDIEESYKNTNIKHWNLSISTSKQMIDGKFGGRITRDFESKDKPSVLGLMADAIKAAKKHGALTIGINAEDASRTDMEFLIKFAKYAREHGADRIRYCDTLGYDDPFSIYGRVKTLAEKVKIPIELHCHNDLGLAVACSIAGAKGAIDGGVDAYINTTLNGMGERAGNADLVSVILAIKKSSGFEGNYKLDDRIKLKKAWKIAKYASYAFGVPIPVNQVAVGDNAFAHESGIHADGALKDRRNYELYDFEELGRGEPEVIDTGRKITAGEYSGVKGFRNVYGKLEIEFKDDKEAAKVLDLVRYANVHTQKPLTNDELKFIAHYPEQAKQIMTVIP; the protein is encoded by the coding sequence ATGGAACAGAAGAAAAAGAATAAAATTTATATAATTGATGTTACAAATCGAGACGGTGTCCAAACAGCGAAACTTGGTCTGGCAAAGCTGGAAAAAACAATGATAAATATTATGCTCAATGATATGGGCATATATCAGAGTGAGTTTGGATTCCCTCTTACAAAACACGAAACTAATTACATTAATGCTAATCTTGAGCTTGCAGAGATGGGGCTCATTTCTCCTATGATTCTTGAGGGCTGGAGCAGAGCAATGGCAAAGGATATTGAAGAGTCTTACAAGAATACTAACATTAAGCATTGGAATCTGTCTATTTCAACATCCAAGCAGATGATAGATGGGAAATTCGGAGGGAGGATAACAAGGGATTTTGAGAGCAAAGATAAACCAAGTGTTTTGGGTCTTATGGCAGATGCTATAAAAGCAGCGAAGAAGCATGGAGCATTGACAATTGGCATTAATGCAGAAGATGCATCAAGGACAGATATGGAGTTTCTTATTAAATTTGCAAAATATGCCAGAGAGCATGGAGCAGACAGAATCCGCTATTGTGATACATTAGGTTATGATGATCCTTTCTCGATTTATGGGAGAGTAAAAACACTTGCAGAGAAAGTAAAAATACCAATAGAACTTCATTGCCATAATGATTTAGGGCTTGCAGTGGCATGTTCTATAGCTGGAGCTAAAGGCGCAATAGACGGAGGAGTAGATGCATACATAAATACCACGCTTAATGGTATGGGAGAAAGAGCAGGGAACGCAGATCTGGTATCAGTTATTCTTGCTATTAAAAAGTCCTCAGGATTTGAGGGAAACTATAAATTGGACGATAGGATTAAGTTAAAGAAAGCATGGAAAATAGCGAAGTACGCATCTTATGCATTTGGAGTTCCAATACCTGTAAATCAGGTTGCTGTTGGAGATAATGCTTTTGCGCATGAATCAGGAATACACGCAGACGGCGCTCTCAAGGATAGAAGAAATTACGAATTATATGATTTTGAGGAACTGGGTAGAGGCGAGCCTGAGGTAATAGATACAGGCAGAAAGATAACAGCAGGGGAGTATAGCGGAGTAAAGGGCTTTAGAAATGTGTATGGAAAACTGGAAATAGAGTTCAAAGATGATAAAGAAGCTGCTAAAGTTCTTGATCTTGTTAGATATGCCAATGTGCATACACAAAAGCCTCTTACTAATGATGAATTAAAGTTCATTGCGCATTATCCAGAGCAAGCAAAACAAATAATGACAGTAATACCATGA
- a CDS encoding homoserine kinase, with amino-acid sequence MKSVTIKVPATTANLGPGFDTLALALDLYNYVTIELNTKTHIEVENEGKNSLPLDEKNIVYIAAKAVFDMAGVRMDGLKIKLVNNIPLARGLGSSASARVGGAMGANCLLGNRFSRDEIMSLTAELEGHPDNVTPALFGGFTISYVDKGELRYFKINPNVEFKMVVVIPQFEVSTSKAREILPSKISRKEAVFNIGRACLLVSSILTGQLEYIGPGMQDMLHQPYRKKLVPGMEDVFEAAMKNGARGVALSGAGPSIAAFATESFEAIGKSMQRAFLEHNIESRFLVTGINNNGTEIIGCKGKRYGTEEKE; translated from the coding sequence ATGAAGTCAGTAACAATAAAAGTTCCGGCAACAACAGCAAATCTCGGGCCAGGTTTTGATACGCTTGCCCTAGCTCTGGATTTGTATAATTATGTTACAATTGAATTAAATACAAAGACGCATATAGAAGTCGAGAATGAAGGGAAAAACAGTTTACCTCTTGATGAGAAGAATATAGTATATATTGCCGCAAAGGCTGTTTTTGATATGGCTGGGGTCAGGATGGATGGATTGAAAATAAAGCTGGTTAATAATATCCCATTAGCCAGAGGATTGGGAAGCAGCGCATCAGCGCGAGTGGGAGGAGCGATGGGAGCAAATTGTTTGCTTGGGAACAGGTTTAGCAGGGACGAAATTATGTCTCTAACTGCAGAGCTTGAAGGGCATCCTGATAATGTAACGCCAGCTCTTTTTGGAGGTTTTACGATTTCTTATGTTGATAAAGGAGAATTAAGGTATTTCAAGATTAATCCAAATGTTGAGTTTAAAATGGTAGTGGTTATTCCGCAGTTTGAGGTATCAACATCCAAGGCGCGTGAAATACTGCCTTCAAAAATTTCGAGAAAAGAAGCTGTATTTAATATAGGTCGAGCATGTTTGTTAGTCAGCTCTATTCTAACTGGACAACTTGAATATATTGGCCCTGGCATGCAGGATATGCTGCATCAGCCTTACAGAAAAAAACTAGTTCCTGGTATGGAGGATGTTTTTGAAGCTGCTATGAAAAATGGTGCTAGAGGTGTGGCTTTAAGCGGAGCCGGTCCTTCAATAGCCGCTTTTGCAACAGAAAGCTTTGAAGCAATAGGAAAGTCTATGCAAAGAGCTTTTCTGGAGCACAATATAGAGAGCAGATTTCTGGTAACAGGAATCAATAATAATGGAACGGAAATTATAGGGTGCAAAGGAAAGAGATATGGAACAGAAGAAAAAGAATAA
- the serA gene encoding phosphoglycerate dehydrogenase, giving the protein MKILVSDSLAKEGIEILKNSKIDVDVKTSMSPEELRGCIKDYEGLVIRSKTKVTKDIIESAEKLKVIGRAGVGVDNVDIPAATERGIVVMNTPGGNTISAAEHTLSMLLALSRNIPQANQSLKNGLWDKKKFIGTEVYGKVLGIIGLGKIGTEVANRAQAFGMRITAYDPFISTEKADKLGIRLETFENVLKKADYITVHLPLTPDTKYIINDKEFGLMKRGARIINCARGGIIDENALCRAVKSGKLAGAAVDVFETEPLPADSPLLLYENIIVTPHLAASTEEAQINVAIDIAHQIIDALQNENYSNAVNIPSIDPKVFKEIKPYFNLAERLGKLQRQLVDGHIKVLRIEYSGDVTNYNVTPITVALIKGLLDPVLNKVVNYVNASFIARERGIKVVESKTSKAEDFANLITIYTQTNSGESSIAGTLFRENDPRIVRINDYHVDAVPEGFMLVCINKDMPGIMGNMGTILGKHNVNIASMTLGRKKQGGQAVTVFNLDNEPPRKTLSEIECLKEIVSVKLVKF; this is encoded by the coding sequence ATGAAGATATTAGTAAGTGATTCCTTGGCAAAAGAAGGAATAGAGATTCTCAAAAATAGTAAGATAGATGTTGATGTAAAAACAAGCATGTCTCCCGAAGAACTCAGAGGCTGCATCAAAGATTATGAAGGTCTGGTTATAAGAAGTAAAACCAAGGTTACAAAGGATATAATTGAGTCTGCAGAAAAGTTAAAGGTAATTGGCAGGGCTGGAGTTGGCGTGGATAACGTAGATATACCTGCAGCTACGGAACGCGGTATAGTTGTTATGAATACGCCCGGAGGCAATACTATTTCAGCGGCAGAACATACACTAAGCATGCTTCTGGCTCTTTCCCGCAATATTCCTCAGGCAAACCAATCTTTAAAGAATGGTCTCTGGGATAAAAAGAAATTTATTGGAACAGAGGTGTATGGCAAGGTGTTGGGTATAATTGGGCTAGGGAAAATTGGCACAGAGGTTGCTAACCGCGCTCAGGCATTTGGAATGCGTATTACAGCATATGATCCATTTATCTCCACTGAAAAGGCAGATAAGCTTGGCATAAGACTTGAGACTTTTGAGAACGTTTTAAAAAAGGCAGATTATATAACAGTTCACCTTCCTCTGACGCCTGATACAAAGTATATAATAAATGATAAAGAGTTTGGTTTGATGAAACGGGGTGCAAGGATTATCAATTGTGCGCGTGGCGGCATAATAGATGAGAATGCTCTATGTAGAGCCGTAAAGTCAGGGAAACTTGCAGGAGCAGCTGTGGATGTCTTTGAGACAGAACCTTTGCCTGCGGACAGCCCTCTTCTATTATATGAGAATATCATAGTCACACCACATTTAGCTGCTTCTACTGAGGAGGCTCAGATTAATGTTGCTATAGACATTGCGCATCAGATAATAGACGCACTGCAAAACGAGAATTATTCTAATGCTGTCAATATTCCGAGTATAGATCCTAAGGTGTTCAAAGAGATAAAGCCATATTTTAATCTGGCAGAACGGTTGGGGAAGTTGCAGCGGCAGCTGGTTGATGGGCATATAAAGGTTTTGAGAATAGAATATAGCGGAGACGTTACAAACTATAATGTGACTCCTATAACAGTAGCTTTAATAAAAGGTTTGCTGGATCCTGTGCTTAACAAGGTTGTTAATTATGTAAATGCGTCTTTTATTGCAAGAGAGAGAGGAATAAAAGTTGTAGAGAGTAAGACTAGTAAGGCGGAGGATTTTGCAAATTTAATCACTATATACACACAAACTAATTCTGGAGAATCTTCAATAGCAGGAACTCTGTTTAGGGAAAATGATCCAAGGATTGTACGTATAAATGATTATCATGTTGATGCAGTTCCTGAGGGGTTTATGCTTGTGTGTATAAATAAAGATATGCCTGGAATAATGGGGAATATGGGAACAATACTTGGCAAGCATAATGTCAATATTGCAAGCATGACACTTGGTAGGAAAAAGCAGGGGGGTCAGGCAGTGACTGTGTTTAACCTGGATAATGAACCTCCTAGAAAAACACTAAGTGAAATTGAGTGCCTAAAAGAGATAGTATCAGTTAAGTTAGTAAAGTTCTGA